The DNA region CACGGTCATACCGGCGAACGCGCCCACGTCGCCGACCTCGCGACCCGCTTCGCCGAAAACGGCTTCCTCGCGGTCGCGGTCGACGCGTTCATGCACGGTGCCCGCCGCGAAGCCCCCTACGGGACCGGCGACGGTCGCGCCTGCACGATGGCGATGCCCGGCGTGATCCTCCGGACCTGCGCCGACCTCGCGCATCTCGCGCGCACCGCCTATGCGGCCTATGCCCCCCTGATCTCCTTCTCCGGCACCAGCATGGGCGGCCACATCGCCTTCCAGATGCCGAAACACTATCCCGCGAAGGCGATCGTCCCCTTCATCGGCACTCCCGACATGATGCGCCACTACGCCGTGACCAAGTCGGATCAGATCGGCCTCTCCGAACTCGAACGCCTCCGCCCCGAACTCGACGCGCTCGAGATCGGCCCCGACTACGCCGCCTACATGAAGACCCGGATCGTGATCGCGAGCGGCCTCGACGACGCGGTCGTCGACTACCGTTACGCCGTCGACTTCCACGACGCGCTCGCCCGCGCGGGCCACGACGACGTCTCGATCGCCCTCTACCAGGTCGGCCACGAGGTCCCCGCCGAGATGCAGGAAGCGTCGATCGCGGCGCTTCTGGACTAGGGGGCCGCGATGGACCGTTTCCAGGATCTGATCGCCGAGGCCGCCCGCTGCCTCGACTGCAAGCACCGTCCCTGCCAGGTCGCCTGCCCCGCGCACAACGACATCCCGGCGCTGATGAAGGCCGTCAAGAACGGCGACTTCGCCGGCGGGAAGCGGCTCTGGGACAAGACTTCGAAGCTGCCCGAACTGTGCGGCGCGCTCTGCCAGCAGGAAGTCCTCTGCGAGGGCGCCTGCACCCTGAACAAGATCAAGAAGCCGGTCAGGATCGGCTTCGTCGAACGCGGCGTCGCCCTCCTCTTCTGGGGCGAGGCGGCGGTTCCGACGGCGATGCGGGACCACCGCCACCTCGTCGTCGGGATGGGACCCGCCGGCCTCGCCAACGCGATCGCGATGGCCGAGAAGGGCTACCGCGTCGACGCCGTCGAGGCCAATCCGCGCATCGGCGGAGCGATCTGGAACCTCGTACCGCCGTTCCGCTTCGACGCGAGCGACCTGTCCTCGATCGAGGTCAAGCTCGCCAAGCTCAAGGTCGACGTCCGCTACAACTTCCGCGTCGGCAGGGATGCCTCCCTCACCGACCTGGTCGACCGCTACGATTCGGTCTTCGTCGCCCACGGGCTCGACGTCCCGCAGCTCGTCCCGGGATTCTCCGGACCCGACGTCCACTATGCGATCGACCTTCTGAACCGCGTCGTCCATTCGCCCGCCGACCTCGGCAGGCTGCTCGGCCGCCGCGTCGCCGTCGTCGGACTCGGCAGCGTCGCCTGCGACACCGCCCGCACCCTCGCCCAGCTCGGGCGGACGGTCACGGTCGTCTACCGGCGCACGCTCGCGGAAGCCCCCGCAAGCCCGAAGGAGATCGCCGAGACCCTCGCCGAAGGCGTGACCATCGAGGTCCTCCTGAATCCGACCTCCTACCAGGACGGGATTCTCCACTGCGAACGCACCGAACTCGTCCACGACGCCGCCTCGCCGCGCGGCCGGATCCGCACGGTGCCCGGTTCGGACGTCCCGATCGCCTGCGACTCCGTCGTCTTCGCGATCGGCCAGGCGTCCTCGGACGCCCTCTTCGAGGGCACCGGCATCCGCTTGGCACCGGAAGTCTCGCCGTACGCGACGACCGACCCGAAGGTCTTCGTCGGCGGCGACCGCGTCATCAGGGAAAAGCGGATCGTCGACGCGATGGTCTCGGGGATCGAGGCCGCAGCCGAGATCGAGAGGAAGCATCCATGCGATTCACGTTGAAGAAGACCGTCGTCTACGTCTTCGGCCTCATGCTCCTCGGCCTGACGGTGTCGCTCATGCTCAACACGAACCTCGGGATGTCCTCGTGGGACGCCTTCTTCAAGAACCTCCACGACGGCATTCCGCTCGATTACCGCTACCTGAACTCGATCGCGGCGGCGGTGCTCACGCCGCTCGCCTACCTCGCCCAGAAGAAGAAGTTCACCGTCTGGGTCCTGTTTCCGATCGCGATCAGCTTCTTCATCGGCGCCGAGATCGACCTGATCCTCCTGTACGGACTGATCCCGAACGTGGCATCGGCGCTCTGGGTGTGGAACTGGCTCTACCTTCTGACCGCGGTCGCGATCTGCGCGGTCGGACTCAACATCATCGCCTGGTGCGCATACCCGATGCCCGCGCTCGACGAGCTCTGCCTCGCGCTCGCGGCGATCTTCAAGGCCTCGCACGGCCGCGGAAAGCTCTACGGCGAGATCCTCGCGCTCTTCCTCGCGGTGGCCACCGGCCTCGCCTTCGGCTATTGGGGCGTCCGCTTCAACATCGGCGTCACGACCGTCGTCTTCGCCGTCGCGATCGGTCCGGTGATCGATCTCATCAGAAAGCCCGTCCGACGGGCATTGGAGGCGATCGCGTCATGATCATCGAAATCTTCGGCGACGGCCTCGAGCGCCGCGACATCGCCAATCAGCCGCGCCGCGTCAGCTGCCGCGGCGTAGTCCTGAAGGATGAAAGGATCCTCGTCGTCCACAGCGACGGCCTCGACGTCACCACCCTTCCGGGCGGCGGCCGCGAAGCGGACGAATCGCTGTCCGCCTGCGTCGAGCGCGAGATCCGCGAGGAGACCGGCGAGGTCGTCCGCGCGATCGCGGAAGGCTGTATCGTGATCGAATACTTCGTCGATTCGATCTGGGAGACGCACTATTTCCGCTGCGAACCGACGGGAGCGACCGTGACGCGGGCGCTGACCGTCGAAGAGCGGGAGAAGGGGTGCGAACCGTCCTGGATCGGACTCTACGACTTCCTCGCGCTGCTTGAGGGCTACGAGAGCGAAAATCCCTACGGCGCGAACATCCACGAGCGCGAGCTCGTCGGCCTGATGAATACCCTCGATTGAGCGAAAGGACGATGGAACGGTTTCCGCGGCGCGGAGATCGTTCTTTTTCTTCGGCGCCGGATGTGCTATAATGGGCATGGGTCCGTCACGAAGGAGGTTCGCCATGGTCGTCACCGTCATCGATCTCTTGAACCATCTGCGCTGCCGGCGCTTCTCGCCGCTGGAACGACGCTCCACGGCGCGCAAGTACAACCCGACCAAGTCCGACGAGAAGTACGCCGAGTTCCGGCATCTGGGCGGCATCGTGGCGTACTCGGCGACCGCCGAGTACGACGCCGACGAGACCGTCGAACTCCAGAAGAACCGGCAGTACCGGCTGACCGACGACGCGGTCAGGACGATGCGCGACGTCGTCGTGACGAAGATCCTCTCGCAGCGCCCGGACATGAAGATCGACGTCGACAAGGAGTTCACCTACGCCTTCCACGACGGCTACCGGCTCGCGACCGCGCCCGACCTGCTGCTTTCCTTCGACGGCGTCTTCGAGGCGCTCACGTTCGTGCCGATGACGTCGCGCGAGCTGCTCGCGATGCAGTTCTCGGTGAACCGGACGAAGTATCCGCTGTTCGTGAAGGACGAGCGGAACATGTACGTCCCCGACCTCCGCGGCGTCTCGGACGCCTTCAAGACGAACTTCGACGACAAGCTCGCGAAGCTGACCGACCGCCATACCGACCTCGGCCGGATCGTCTACGACGTCGCCTTCAAGAACTTCATCCTCGACCGGCTGTTCCGGCCGCACGCGGTCAAGCAGCTGCTCGTCGTCCTGAACCACGAGTACGTCCACGACGGCAACCCGGGCGGGTACGGTCCGAGCCTGATCGTCGCCTTCGACCTCACCCAGATCGCGCGGCGGATGGCCGAGACGATCGAGATCGACCTCTACCGGATGATCAACCACGTCGAGCTCGACGACGACTCCCGCTGCCCGCTCGTGAAGAGCGAGTGCCGCCGGGGAATGTCGTTCCAGTGCCCCTACGTCGAGTACTGCTTCTCGCATCTGCCCAAGCGCCATTCCGTCTTCCACTATTTCTTCCAGCACCAGGGGTTCGTCGAGAGCCTGCCCGGCGAGGACGTCGTCCACGACACCTACGAACTCGTGAACCAGGGTGTCGTCGACATGCTCGACGTGCCGATCTCCTGGCTCAAGCGGGAGAAGAACCTGATGCAAAGGTACTGCGTCGAGAACGAGCGGCCGTTCTATAACAAGATCAAGCTGAAGACCTACCTCGACACCCTCCGTTATCCGCTCTACCTGCTCGACTTCGAGGCGTTCCCGGCGATCCTGCCGCGCTTCCGCGGCGAATCGCCGTATTCCCAGAGCCTCTTCCAGTTCTCCGTCCACGTCGTCGAACGCCCCGGGGACGATCCCGGCCGCGACGACCCCGCCACGCACCGCGAGTGGGTCGCGAAGGACGGCGCCGACCGCCGACGCGAATTCGTCGAGGCGCTCCTGACGGCGATCCCGCCGGGCGATTCGTCCGTCGTCGTCTACAACCAGAACTTCGAGAAGAACCGGCTCGTCGAACTGGCGACCCTCTTCCCCGAGCACGCCGACCGGCTGCGCGAGCTTGCGGGACGGCTCTTCGACCTCCTCAAGGCGGTCAAGAACGACGCCGACTTCTTCCTTTCGGCCGGCTTCACGAAGGAAGCCGCCGAGACCTACAACTACTACCATCCCGACCTCGACGGGACCTACTCGCTC from Candidatus Izemoplasmatales bacterium includes:
- a CDS encoding alpha/beta hydrolase, yielding MIQTLDRLIDGIPLTEYRDEDAGTVRGVMFVVHGHTGERAHVADLATRFAENGFLAVAVDAFMHGARREAPYGTGDGRACTMAMPGVILRTCADLAHLARTAYAAYAPLISFSGTSMGGHIAFQMPKHYPAKAIVPFIGTPDMMRHYAVTKSDQIGLSELERLRPELDALEIGPDYAAYMKTRIVIASGLDDAVVDYRYAVDFHDALARAGHDDVSIALYQVGHEVPAEMQEASIAALLD
- a CDS encoding FAD-dependent oxidoreductase → MDRFQDLIAEAARCLDCKHRPCQVACPAHNDIPALMKAVKNGDFAGGKRLWDKTSKLPELCGALCQQEVLCEGACTLNKIKKPVRIGFVERGVALLFWGEAAVPTAMRDHRHLVVGMGPAGLANAIAMAEKGYRVDAVEANPRIGGAIWNLVPPFRFDASDLSSIEVKLAKLKVDVRYNFRVGRDASLTDLVDRYDSVFVAHGLDVPQLVPGFSGPDVHYAIDLLNRVVHSPADLGRLLGRRVAVVGLGSVACDTARTLAQLGRTVTVVYRRTLAEAPASPKEIAETLAEGVTIEVLLNPTSYQDGILHCERTELVHDAASPRGRIRTVPGSDVPIACDSVVFAIGQASSDALFEGTGIRLAPEVSPYATTDPKVFVGGDRVIREKRIVDAMVSGIEAAAEIERKHPCDSR
- a CDS encoding DUF6198 family protein, with the protein product MRFTLKKTVVYVFGLMLLGLTVSLMLNTNLGMSSWDAFFKNLHDGIPLDYRYLNSIAAAVLTPLAYLAQKKKFTVWVLFPIAISFFIGAEIDLILLYGLIPNVASALWVWNWLYLLTAVAICAVGLNIIAWCAYPMPALDELCLALAAIFKASHGRGKLYGEILALFLAVATGLAFGYWGVRFNIGVTTVVFAVAIGPVIDLIRKPVRRALEAIAS
- a CDS encoding NUDIX hydrolase, with protein sequence MIIEIFGDGLERRDIANQPRRVSCRGVVLKDERILVVHSDGLDVTTLPGGGREADESLSACVEREIREETGEVVRAIAEGCIVIEYFVDSIWETHYFRCEPTGATVTRALTVEEREKGCEPSWIGLYDFLALLEGYESENPYGANIHERELVGLMNTLD
- a CDS encoding DUF2779 domain-containing protein, producing the protein MVVTVIDLLNHLRCRRFSPLERRSTARKYNPTKSDEKYAEFRHLGGIVAYSATAEYDADETVELQKNRQYRLTDDAVRTMRDVVVTKILSQRPDMKIDVDKEFTYAFHDGYRLATAPDLLLSFDGVFEALTFVPMTSRELLAMQFSVNRTKYPLFVKDERNMYVPDLRGVSDAFKTNFDDKLAKLTDRHTDLGRIVYDVAFKNFILDRLFRPHAVKQLLVVLNHEYVHDGNPGGYGPSLIVAFDLTQIARRMAETIEIDLYRMINHVELDDDSRCPLVKSECRRGMSFQCPYVEYCFSHLPKRHSVFHYFFQHQGFVESLPGEDVVHDTYELVNQGVVDMLDVPISWLKREKNLMQRYCVENERPFYNKIKLKTYLDTLRYPLYLLDFEAFPAILPRFRGESPYSQSLFQFSVHVVERPGDDPGRDDPATHREWVAKDGADRRREFVEALLTAIPPGDSSVVVYNQNFEKNRLVELATLFPEHADRLRELAGRLFDLLKAVKNDADFFLSAGFTKEAAETYNYYHPDLDGTYSLKKVLPALGGADYEGMPIANGVQAYLAYASLDELEPEEREKTLRDLRSYCGLDTYAMHLILAGIRAQIA